From the Labrys wisconsinensis genome, the window CCGGGGATCACCGCCTTGAGATTGTCCCAGCCGCCGCGAATGCCGCCGCAATGGCGCTCGATCAGCTCGCGGAACGGGATGCTCATCGCCTCCTCGACGTTGCACGGCTTGTTGACGTGCCCGGAGACGCAGAAGAGCTTGGTGCCGACATTGTTCGGGTTGCCGAAAGAGGCGAACCAGGCGGCGCCGCGGCGCAGGATGGTGCCGGCGACGGCGATGGATTCGACGTTGTTCACCGTGGTCGGGCAGCCATAGAGGCCCATGTTCGCCGGGAACGGCGGCTTCATGCGGGGCATGCCCTTCTTGCCCTCGAGGCTCTCGAGCAGGGCCGTCTCCTCGCCGCAGATATAGGCGCCGGCGCCGTGATGGACGTAGAGGTCGAAATCGTAGCCGGTCTTGTTGTTCCGGCCGATCAGCCCGGCCTCGTAGGCCTCGTCCACGGCGCGCTGCAGCGCCTCGCGCTCGCGCACATATTCGCCGCGGATATAGATATAGGCGGCATGCGCGCCCATGGCGAAGGACGCGATCATGCAGCCCTCGACCAGCAGATGCGGGTCGTTGCGCATGATCTCGCGATCCTTGCACGTGCCCGGCTCGGATTCGTCGGCGTTGACCACGAGATAATGCGGCCGCCCGTCCGACTGCTTGGGCATGAACGACCATTTCAGGCCGGTCGGGAAGCCGGCGCCGCCGCGCCCGCGCAGGCCGGAGGCCTTCATCTCGTTGATGATCCAGTCCCGGCCCATGGCCAGGATATCCTTGGTCCCGTCCCAGGCGCCGCGCATCATCGCGGCCTTCAGGCCCGGCGACTGCAGGCCGTAGAGGTTGGTGAAGATGCGATCGCGATCGGCAAGCATGGCTTCGCCTCAGGAATGGGGATGCGGGTTGGCGCCCGCGGCGTTCTCGGGCCGCCAGCCGGTGGCCAGCTTCTTCGACTGGCCGATCCAGTCGTCGCGGACCGCCCGCCCCTTGAAGGCGCCGAGGTTCTGGTCGACCC encodes:
- the nuoF gene encoding NADH-quinone oxidoreductase subunit NuoF → MLADRDRIFTNLYGLQSPGLKAAMMRGAWDGTKDILAMGRDWIINEMKASGLRGRGGAGFPTGLKWSFMPKQSDGRPHYLVVNADESEPGTCKDREIMRNDPHLLVEGCMIASFAMGAHAAYIYIRGEYVREREALQRAVDEAYEAGLIGRNNKTGYDFDLYVHHGAGAYICGEETALLESLEGKKGMPRMKPPFPANMGLYGCPTTVNNVESIAVAGTILRRGAAWFASFGNPNNVGTKLFCVSGHVNKPCNVEEAMSIPFRELIERHCGGIRGGWDNLKAVIPGGSSVRMVPAEQIIDTPMDFDSLSKLRSGLGTAAVIVMDKSTDLIRGIARLAYFYKHESCGQCTPCREGTGWMWRVLTRMAEGRAQKREIDMLLDVTKQVEGHTICALGDAAAWPIQGLIAHFRHEIEARIDQYAANPHSEPVLQAAE